The following proteins come from a genomic window of Nostoc sp. ATCC 53789:
- a CDS encoding elongation factor G, with the protein MNEKVKSGSRNVAIVGPYLSGKTTLLESLLFVTGAISRKGSIKDSNTVGDSAAESRDRHMSVEVSAASTEYNGICFTFIDCPGSVEFAQETYNALIGVDAAIVVCEPIRERVLTLAPLFKFLDDWEIPHLVFVNKMDRANIHVLETLHALKAVSSRPLVAHQYPIMNGEQLTGFIDMVSEQAYKYHPGAPADPIPFPESLKEEEHEARAEMLEALANFDDHLLEELLEDIEPPQEEILKDLKMELGADLVVPVFFGVAEQDYGVRPLLEALLREAPEPEATAERRLKNLKGDTPLAQVLKTYYTPQGGKLSLVRVWRGKLTDGIVLNGIRTGGIYRLMGQQQQFVNQANAGEIVALSRLEGIKTGDTISIEQQSAIELPKATQLEPVYALAITPEKRNDEVKLSSAITKLLEEDCSLAWEQHGDTHEVILWGQGEIHLQVTLDRLRRKYNLPMTTHLPQVPYKETIRKTVASVHGRYKHQSGGHGQFGDVFLDIKPLPRGTGFNFNETIVGGVVPKQYIPGVEMGVREFLTHGPLGFPIVDLAVTLTNGSYHNVDSSEQAFKQAARLAMQTGIPQAEPTLLEPILRVEVTTPSEFTSKVLQLLSGRRGQILGYEGRNDWQGWDNVSAYLPQAEMQNFIVELRSLTLGVGSFHWEYDHLQEVPEKLAERVIHSNGNSGNGNGK; encoded by the coding sequence ACAGCAATACAGTGGGAGATAGTGCTGCCGAGTCGCGCGATCGCCACATGAGTGTAGAAGTCAGCGCCGCTAGCACTGAGTATAACGGCATTTGCTTCACTTTTATTGACTGTCCGGGAAGCGTAGAATTTGCCCAAGAAACGTACAATGCTTTAATCGGAGTGGATGCGGCAATTGTAGTTTGCGAACCCATCCGCGAACGAGTCCTCACCCTCGCCCCTCTATTTAAATTCCTGGACGATTGGGAAATTCCCCACCTCGTCTTCGTCAACAAAATGGATCGGGCAAATATTCACGTTTTAGAAACGTTACACGCCCTCAAAGCAGTATCTAGCCGTCCCCTGGTAGCACATCAATATCCCATCATGAACGGGGAACAACTCACCGGCTTTATCGATATGGTGAGCGAACAGGCATATAAATATCATCCAGGCGCACCTGCTGACCCCATCCCCTTCCCCGAAAGTTTAAAAGAAGAAGAACATGAAGCACGGGCAGAAATGCTCGAAGCTTTAGCAAATTTTGACGACCATTTACTTGAAGAACTTTTAGAAGATATCGAACCACCCCAAGAGGAAATCCTTAAAGATTTAAAAATGGAATTAGGGGCAGATTTAGTAGTCCCCGTTTTCTTTGGTGTGGCAGAACAAGATTATGGTGTTAGACCTTTATTAGAAGCCTTGTTACGGGAAGCACCTGAACCAGAAGCCACAGCAGAACGTCGTTTAAAAAACTTAAAAGGTGATACACCTCTAGCGCAGGTATTAAAAACTTACTACACTCCCCAAGGTGGCAAACTCTCTCTCGTGCGTGTTTGGCGGGGCAAATTAACTGATGGCATTGTCCTCAATGGCATTCGTACTGGTGGAATTTACCGCCTCATGGGACAACAACAGCAGTTTGTTAACCAAGCTAATGCTGGTGAAATTGTTGCATTGAGCCGTTTAGAAGGAATCAAGACAGGCGATACAATCTCTATAGAACAACAGTCTGCAATAGAATTACCCAAAGCTACACAGTTGGAACCTGTGTATGCCCTCGCCATTACACCAGAAAAGCGTAACGATGAAGTGAAACTCAGCAGTGCCATTACCAAGTTATTAGAAGAAGACTGTTCACTTGCTTGGGAACAACACGGCGATACTCACGAAGTAATCTTGTGGGGTCAAGGCGAGATTCATTTACAAGTTACTTTAGACAGACTACGCCGCAAATATAACTTGCCGATGACAACCCATTTACCGCAAGTGCCTTACAAAGAAACCATTCGCAAAACGGTGGCTTCAGTTCATGGACGCTACAAGCACCAAAGCGGTGGTCATGGACAGTTTGGTGATGTTTTTCTCGATATCAAGCCCCTACCACGCGGTACAGGCTTCAACTTTAATGAAACCATTGTCGGCGGCGTGGTTCCCAAACAGTACATTCCTGGTGTGGAAATGGGCGTGCGGGAATTTCTCACACATGGGCCTTTGGGCTTCCCAATAGTCGATTTGGCAGTAACTCTGACTAATGGTTCGTATCACAACGTTGATAGTTCCGAACAAGCCTTTAAGCAAGCTGCGCGATTAGCAATGCAAACGGGGATACCCCAAGCAGAACCTACGCTGTTAGAACCAATTCTGCGGGTAGAAGTGACTACACCGAGCGAATTTACCTCCAAGGTGCTGCAACTGTTGAGTGGTAGACGGGGGCAAATTTTAGGCTATGAAGGTAGAAATGATTGGCAAGGCTGGGATAATGTCTCGGCATACTTGCCACAAGCAGAGATGCAAAACTTTATTGTAGAACTGCGATCGCTCACTCTCGGCGTTGGTTCCTTCCACTGGGAATATGACCATCTCCAGGAAGTGCCGGAAAAACTCGCCGAACGCGTCATTCACAGCAATGGCAATAGTGGTAACGGCAACGGCAAGTAA
- a CDS encoding prohibitin family protein: MGFIISLLTSLIGILVYLNTGRISGEKSRLAIRTITILISSIAILNSISRLLVIVPPGNIGVVNLFGEVSESTLNPGVHFLNPFNKVLNFSTRIKDLKENIDVTTQEGLSLNLDVSLQYKLDPQKAATVYKTIGTDETQLVISRFRSTVRAITSNYPASAIYSTKRQEIAQKIDQQLTQEIPTLGFIVEEALLRNVKMPDILQVAIQNKLKTEQENQQMKFVLEKERQEAERKRIEAQGIADYQKIISVGLTNQVLQLRAIEATEKLAQSNNSKIVIIGSEKGGAPILIQPETGTSRP; this comes from the coding sequence ATGGGTTTTATAATCTCTCTTCTAACTAGCCTGATTGGAATCCTCGTTTATCTCAATACAGGTAGGATCTCTGGCGAAAAGTCACGTTTAGCAATACGCACAATTACGATATTGATTAGCAGTATTGCAATACTAAATTCTATTTCTAGGCTTTTGGTGATTGTCCCACCAGGCAATATTGGTGTCGTCAACTTATTTGGTGAGGTTTCCGAAAGCACTCTTAATCCTGGTGTCCACTTCTTGAACCCCTTTAACAAAGTGTTGAATTTTTCCACTCGCATTAAGGATCTCAAGGAAAACATAGATGTAACAACCCAAGAAGGTTTGAGTCTAAATCTTGATGTCAGTCTTCAGTACAAGCTCGATCCCCAGAAAGCAGCCACAGTATATAAAACCATTGGAACTGATGAAACACAACTGGTAATTTCCAGATTCCGCTCTACCGTTCGTGCTATCACGTCAAACTACCCAGCCAGTGCTATTTACTCTACCAAACGTCAAGAAATCGCCCAAAAAATTGACCAACAACTCACCCAAGAGATACCCACTTTGGGTTTCATCGTTGAGGAAGCTCTTTTACGAAACGTCAAAATGCCTGATATTCTACAAGTTGCAATTCAAAACAAACTCAAGACAGAGCAAGAAAACCAGCAAATGAAATTTGTTTTAGAGAAAGAGCGTCAAGAGGCAGAACGAAAGCGTATTGAAGCTCAAGGCATAGCTGATTATCAAAAAATTATCTCCGTTGGACTTACCAACCAAGTGCTACAATTACGAGCGATTGAAGCCACAGAAAAGCTAGCTCAATCAAATAATTCTAAAATTGTAATTATTGGTTCTGAAAAAGGTGGAGCGCCTATTTTGATCCAGCCAGAAACAGGAACTTCAAGACCCTAA
- a CDS encoding nuclease A inhibitor family protein, producing the protein MSGDIVEKLKKASTGLLMMSESDYPFEVVQWEGAAPATQEKILQLTGSQNLPVEVVELDYFLRNCAFEQEWHNELQKKDVKRFQTLMQTLKDNLSDISVYRVGQINIDAYIIGQTQDGDLAGVVTKLVET; encoded by the coding sequence ATGAGCGGCGATATTGTCGAAAAACTCAAGAAAGCTAGTACTGGCTTGTTAATGATGAGCGAGTCAGATTACCCTTTTGAGGTTGTTCAATGGGAAGGTGCTGCACCTGCAACACAAGAGAAAATATTACAGCTAACAGGTTCTCAAAACCTGCCAGTCGAAGTAGTAGAGTTGGACTATTTCTTGCGTAATTGTGCATTTGAGCAAGAGTGGCACAATGAATTACAGAAAAAAGATGTTAAAAGATTTCAAACACTTATGCAGACACTTAAAGATAATCTTAGTGACATCAGCGTTTATCGTGTTGGACAAATAAATATTGACGCTTATATCATCGGACAAACTCAAGACGGTGACTTAGCTGGAGTAGTAACAAAACTGGTTGAAACCTAG
- a CDS encoding DNA/RNA non-specific endonuclease, with amino-acid sequence MKKIKIFKFLLPFVTVVLFIIGLAQIVPAQSSVSVHLTLGNPSNAGTSSQNNYLLVKPQYVIGYNCGIGRPNWVSWQLNNSWLGSTPRQDTFRADTTLPSGCYQVQSTDFSGSGFDRGHMTPSADRTSSVTNNSATFLMSNMIAQAPDNNQGIWANLEDYARTLVGQGKELYIISGGYGMGGTGSNGTFYTIANGRVQVPNRTWKILVVLNTPGSGLAGVTTSTRVIAVNIPNAQGVRTANWRNYRVSVDSLESLTGYNFLSQVSTSIQSVIEARVDNL; translated from the coding sequence GTGAAAAAAATCAAGATTTTCAAGTTTCTACTGCCATTTGTGACGGTGGTTCTATTCATAATTGGGTTAGCACAGATTGTACCAGCCCAGTCATCAGTAAGTGTTCACCTAACTCTTGGCAACCCTAGCAACGCTGGAACTTCTAGCCAAAATAACTACTTGTTGGTAAAACCACAATATGTAATTGGTTACAACTGCGGAATAGGTAGACCAAATTGGGTGTCTTGGCAGTTAAATAATAGTTGGTTAGGTAGCACACCAAGACAAGATACTTTTCGGGCTGATACAACACTTCCTTCAGGGTGTTATCAAGTTCAATCTACCGATTTTAGCGGAAGTGGGTTTGATCGCGGTCACATGACACCTAGCGCTGACAGGACTAGTAGTGTTACTAATAATTCTGCCACCTTTTTGATGAGCAATATGATTGCTCAAGCCCCAGATAACAATCAGGGAATTTGGGCAAACTTAGAGGATTATGCCAGAACTTTAGTAGGACAGGGTAAAGAACTCTACATCATATCTGGTGGATATGGGATGGGTGGTACTGGTTCTAACGGAACGTTCTATACAATAGCTAATGGACGGGTTCAAGTCCCTAACAGAACCTGGAAAATTCTTGTTGTATTGAATACTCCTGGTTCAGGTCTTGCAGGCGTGACAACCAGCACGAGAGTTATTGCTGTCAATATTCCCAACGCCCAAGGCGTGCGAACAGCGAATTGGAGAAACTATCGGGTTAGTGTTGACTCATTAGAATCCCTAACTGGATACAATTTTCTCTCACAAGTTTCAACATCTATTCAGTCTGTAATAGAAGCGCGAGTTGACAATTTATAA
- a CDS encoding DUF6174 domain-containing protein, which yields MRLPIIISAGLLLSFGLNLPVMSKSPIEIAQSSTKNNNLDVRRLKFNRYLWNQQNISNYRYTFSNGCFCIPDARGPVVIEVRNGQTTSITSVATGQAVNPEFFQNYKTIPKLFNVIQDAINRQAYSLNVSYSPKFGYPTKIEIDYNSQIADEEIYLTIENFQEIK from the coding sequence ATGCGTTTACCTATAATTATCAGTGCCGGATTATTGCTATCTTTCGGTCTTAACCTACCAGTAATGTCAAAATCTCCCATAGAGATAGCACAATCGTCAACGAAAAATAATAATTTGGATGTAAGACGATTAAAATTTAATCGCTATTTGTGGAATCAGCAAAATATTTCCAACTATCGCTATACATTTAGTAATGGATGCTTTTGTATACCAGACGCTAGGGGGCCAGTAGTCATTGAAGTCCGTAATGGTCAAACAACTTCTATCACTTCTGTAGCTACAGGTCAAGCAGTTAATCCAGAATTCTTTCAAAACTACAAAACAATTCCTAAGCTGTTTAATGTGATTCAAGATGCTATCAACCGTCAAGCCTACAGCCTGAATGTGAGTTACAGCCCTAAATTCGGGTATCCAACCAAAATTGAGATAGATTACAACAGTCAGATAGCTGATGAAGAAATATATCTCACAATTGAGAATTTTCAGGAAATTAAATAG
- a CDS encoding transposase family protein translates to MNESQTWYIVKHSAGNCEIVPSDKICDDNLEIKETIEQWGPFSSQGEAIARRVGLIRAGKCQPV, encoded by the coding sequence ATGAATGAATCACAAACTTGGTATATTGTCAAGCATTCTGCTGGTAATTGCGAAATCGTCCCCAGCGACAAAATTTGCGACGATAATTTAGAGATTAAAGAAACTATAGAACAGTGGGGGCCTTTTAGTTCGCAAGGAGAAGCGATCGCTCGGCGTGTTGGACTTATTAGGGCTGGAAAGTGCCAACCAGTTTAA
- the ctpC gene encoding carboxyl-terminal processing protease CtpC, translating to MVITKSRLVLGATAVTLSTIAVTSLGIHSRGQALFKASPKEIVDEVWQIVQRQYVDGTFNQVDWQAVRKEYLSKSYSNPQDAYKSIREMLKKLEDPYTRFMDPAEFKNMQVDTSGELIGIGITISQDEKTKQLVVIAPIEDTPAFKAGVLAKDVILKIDNKSTKGMDTNQAVSLIRGEAGTQVSLTIQRDGQVKQLDIKRARIEIHPVKYSQKQTPAGNLGYIRLNQFSANAGKEMQTAIKDLESKKVAGYILDLRGNPGGLLFSSVDIARMWINKGKIVSTVERQGEAEKEEANGRALTDKPLVVLVDKGSASASEILSGALKDNKRATLVGTQTFGKGLVQSVRPLEDGSGLAVTIAHYYTPNGTDINHKGINPDVKVELTKEQMQELWLHERDKLATLQDPQFAKAVEVIGKKIAAKGTATAEK from the coding sequence ATGGTGATTACAAAAAGTAGGCTTGTTTTGGGTGCTACGGCGGTGACACTCTCCACGATCGCAGTTACTAGTCTTGGCATTCACTCGCGAGGTCAGGCTTTATTTAAAGCAAGTCCCAAAGAAATAGTAGATGAAGTTTGGCAAATTGTTCAGCGCCAATATGTAGATGGTACTTTCAATCAGGTAGATTGGCAGGCTGTTCGTAAGGAGTATTTAAGCAAGTCCTACAGTAATCCCCAGGATGCTTATAAGTCTATTCGGGAAATGCTGAAAAAGCTGGAAGATCCATACACCCGGTTTATGGACCCAGCAGAATTCAAAAATATGCAAGTGGACACTTCTGGAGAATTGATCGGGATTGGGATCACTATCAGTCAAGATGAAAAAACTAAGCAACTGGTTGTAATTGCGCCAATCGAAGATACACCAGCATTTAAAGCTGGTGTTTTGGCAAAAGATGTCATCCTCAAAATCGACAACAAAAGCACCAAGGGGATGGATACTAATCAAGCAGTATCCCTAATTCGAGGTGAAGCCGGAACGCAAGTTAGCCTAACGATTCAGCGCGACGGTCAGGTAAAACAATTAGACATCAAACGGGCGCGGATTGAAATTCATCCAGTTAAATATTCCCAAAAACAAACTCCAGCAGGTAATCTTGGCTACATTCGCCTGAACCAGTTCAGCGCTAATGCTGGTAAAGAAATGCAAACAGCTATCAAGGATTTAGAAAGCAAAAAGGTAGCTGGATATATTCTGGATTTACGTGGTAATCCTGGTGGCTTACTGTTCTCCAGTGTAGACATTGCCCGGATGTGGATAAATAAAGGTAAGATTGTCTCCACCGTTGAACGCCAAGGAGAGGCAGAAAAAGAAGAGGCAAACGGACGCGCCTTAACGGATAAACCTTTGGTGGTGCTGGTAGATAAAGGTTCAGCCAGTGCGAGTGAAATCCTTTCAGGGGCTTTGAAGGACAACAAGCGTGCTACTTTGGTTGGTACTCAAACCTTTGGTAAGGGACTCGTGCAATCGGTACGTCCCTTAGAAGATGGCTCAGGATTGGCGGTAACAATTGCTCATTACTATACCCCTAATGGTACGGATATTAATCACAAAGGTATTAATCCAGATGTGAAGGTAGAGTTGACCAAAGAGCAGATGCAGGAATTATGGCTCCATGAACGCGATAAACTCGCTACCCTACAAGACCCACAATTCGCTAAAGCAGTAGAAGTGATAGGTAAAAAGATTGCTGCTAAGGGCACAGCCACAGCAGAAAAATGA
- the ispG gene encoding (E)-4-hydroxy-3-methylbut-2-enyl-diphosphate synthase: MQTLPIVDTSNTASSQPVFDTTIKRRKTRPVKVGNVTIGGGYPVVVQSMINEDTLDIDGSVAGIRRLHEIGCEIVRVTVPSMAHAKALAEIKQKLIKTYQDVPIVADVHHNGLKIALEVSKHIEKVRINPGLYVFEKPNVNRTEYTQSEFDEIGDKIRETLEPLVVSLRDQGKSMRIGVNHGSLAERMLFTYGDTPEGMVESAIEFIRICESLDFRNLVISMKASRVPVMLAAYRLIAKRMDELGMDYPLHLGVTEAGDGEYGRIKSTAGIATLLADGIGDTIRVSLTEAPEKEIPVCYSILQALGLRKTMVEYVACPSCGRTLFNLEEVLHKVREATKHLTGLDIAVMGCIVNGPGEMADADYGYVGKTPGYISLYRGREEIKKVPEDKGVEELINLIKADERWVEP; the protein is encoded by the coding sequence ATGCAAACTCTGCCCATAGTAGATACTTCAAATACTGCATCAAGTCAACCTGTCTTTGATACAACTATCAAGCGGCGTAAAACCCGTCCCGTAAAGGTAGGAAATGTCACCATTGGCGGTGGCTACCCCGTTGTAGTGCAGTCAATGATTAACGAAGACACCCTTGATATTGATGGTTCCGTAGCTGGTATTCGTCGTCTGCACGAAATTGGCTGCGAAATTGTCCGTGTTACAGTGCCGAGTATGGCTCATGCTAAAGCTTTAGCAGAAATTAAACAAAAATTAATAAAAACTTACCAAGACGTGCCCATTGTGGCTGATGTCCATCATAATGGGCTAAAAATCGCCCTGGAAGTCTCCAAGCACATAGAAAAAGTGCGGATTAATCCGGGGTTGTATGTCTTTGAAAAGCCCAACGTCAATCGAACCGAGTATACTCAATCCGAATTTGACGAAATTGGCGATAAAATCCGCGAAACTCTAGAACCTTTAGTAGTTTCTTTGCGAGATCAAGGTAAATCAATGCGAATTGGGGTAAATCACGGTTCCCTCGCCGAGAGGATGCTATTTACCTACGGTGACACTCCAGAAGGAATGGTGGAATCTGCCATAGAATTCATTCGCATCTGTGAATCCTTGGATTTCCGCAACTTGGTAATTTCCATGAAAGCTTCACGAGTACCTGTGATGCTAGCCGCCTATCGCCTGATCGCCAAGCGCATGGATGAACTGGGTATGGATTATCCGCTACATTTAGGCGTTACCGAAGCTGGTGATGGCGAATATGGGCGAATTAAATCTACGGCCGGTATTGCTACCCTACTTGCTGATGGCATTGGCGATACAATTCGCGTCTCACTCACAGAAGCACCAGAAAAAGAGATTCCCGTCTGTTACAGCATTCTCCAAGCTTTGGGATTGCGAAAAACGATGGTGGAATACGTCGCTTGTCCTTCTTGTGGGCGTACTTTGTTTAATCTAGAAGAAGTGTTACACAAAGTCCGGGAAGCCACTAAACACCTGACTGGGTTAGACATAGCAGTTATGGGTTGTATTGTCAATGGTCCCGGCGAAATGGCAGATGCCGACTATGGTTATGTTGGCAAAACACCTGGTTACATTTCCTTATATCGTGGTCGAGAAGAAATTAAAAAAGTCCCAGAAGACAAAGGTGTAGAGGAATTAATTAACCTCATTAAGGCAGATGAACGCTGGGTAGAACCTTAA
- a CDS encoding HAMP domain-containing histidine kinase — MVSIPGYHVTEEISNGSRTLVYREYRETDFSLKDDFGLDRRRYVGYLQEFLAIARKIIVEKNSGSIQCDSSPGQGTEFEILIPVQQSAGETSNA; from the coding sequence ATGGTTAGTATTCCTGGATACCACGTAACTGAAGAAATCTCCAATGGTTCGAGAACCCTAGTTTATCGAGAGTATCGAGAAACTGACTTTTCCCTCAAAGATGATTTTGGTTTGGATCGGAGGCGATATGTCGGGTATTTACAAGAGTTTTTAGCGATCGCTCGAAAAATTATAGTGGAAAAAAATAGTGGTTCGATCCAATGCGACTCTTCTCCAGGGCAAGGTACGGAATTTGAGATATTAATTCCAGTTCAACAGTCAGCAGGAGAAACAAGTAATGCATAA
- a CDS encoding PAS domain S-box protein: MHNTEFEQEILFLRQQNAQLQQQLAKSTTEFSAEIAQLEQKLRESKQLLESNCQAELTFKASQAELLALFNAIPDVILMLDAEGRYLKIAPSSAPLLYQPPVELIGKTMHEVLPSAFADSFLNCIQQALETKKTFKIEYSLPIGDQEVWFEASIAPMNEDTVVCVARDISNVYNELRLRKAAEATLSQQEDQYRSIFETVNDGISVVDLDTGKIVAANPAFCQMHGYSQAEFFHLSPTDFIHPDSFQQFAEFINTIKMGGEFHTQAVDIRKDGTYFDIEVTGKLFNYNGKPHALSVVRDISERKLAEQEQRRLLTILEATTDIVGMADVDGNNCYLNKAGQKILEIPASETNKFHISEVTGLSILEKFQNEIIPIVVREGIWSGESIFRCRNGEEFPVSQVIIAHKNEQGEIEFFSTIARDIRDRQQIEARLRQHAEDLAQTLQELQRTQAQMIQAEKMSSLGQLVAGVAHEINNPVNFIHGNLSHLEEHTQDLLRLINSYQIINPPEFQNGNCYSGEASYALAERLNPLLTLCQEIDLEYIQQDLPKILNSMKVGTQRIRQIVLSLRTFSRMDEAEFKAVDIHEGIDSTLMILQHRLKEKPEFPEINVIKNYGSLPLVECYAGQLNQVFMNIFANAIDALEQKTDNEVSPPTITIHSTLIDSHWVKIAIADNGLGMPEGVEKQVFNPFFTTKPVGKGTGMGMSISYQIITEKHGGKLECYSKPGQGTEFVIKIPIRH, encoded by the coding sequence ATGCATAACACAGAATTCGAGCAAGAAATACTTTTTCTTCGTCAGCAAAATGCTCAGTTACAGCAACAACTGGCAAAATCCACCACAGAATTCAGTGCAGAAATCGCCCAATTAGAACAGAAACTTAGAGAATCAAAACAACTATTAGAAAGTAATTGCCAAGCAGAACTAACCTTCAAGGCTTCTCAAGCAGAATTACTAGCATTATTTAACGCCATACCAGATGTGATTCTCATGCTTGATGCCGAAGGACGTTACCTCAAAATTGCTCCTAGCAGTGCGCCTTTACTATACCAACCCCCTGTGGAACTAATAGGTAAAACCATGCACGAGGTTTTACCTTCTGCTTTTGCAGACTCTTTTCTCAACTGCATTCAACAAGCACTAGAAACCAAGAAAACTTTCAAAATCGAATATAGCTTGCCCATTGGTGATCAAGAAGTTTGGTTTGAGGCGAGTATTGCGCCAATGAACGAGGACACTGTTGTTTGTGTAGCTAGGGATATTAGTAATGTCTACAACGAGCTTCGTTTACGCAAAGCAGCTGAGGCAACCTTAAGTCAACAAGAAGATCAGTATCGCAGCATTTTTGAGACTGTGAATGATGGCATCAGTGTTGTTGATTTAGATACAGGTAAGATTGTCGCTGCCAATCCCGCTTTTTGTCAGATGCATGGCTATTCTCAAGCAGAATTTTTCCACTTAAGTCCTACAGATTTCATCCATCCCGATTCTTTTCAGCAATTTGCGGAATTCATCAACACAATCAAGATGGGAGGTGAATTTCACACTCAGGCTGTAGATATTCGCAAAGATGGCACTTATTTTGATATAGAAGTTACAGGCAAACTCTTTAACTACAATGGCAAACCCCATGCACTTTCGGTAGTGCGAGATATTAGCGAACGTAAACTTGCTGAACAAGAGCAAAGAAGACTGCTAACTATTTTAGAAGCCACAACTGATATCGTCGGTATGGCTGATGTAGATGGAAATAATTGCTATCTAAACAAAGCAGGGCAGAAGATTTTAGAAATTCCAGCCTCAGAAACCAACAAATTTCATATTAGCGAAGTTACAGGACTATCAATATTAGAAAAATTCCAGAATGAAATAATACCTATTGTAGTTCGAGAAGGGATTTGGTCTGGAGAATCTATATTTCGCTGTCGCAATGGTGAAGAGTTTCCAGTTTCCCAAGTGATAATTGCCCACAAAAATGAACAAGGCGAAATAGAATTCTTCTCAACTATTGCCCGTGATATCCGCGATCGCCAACAAATCGAAGCCCGGCTTAGACAACACGCAGAAGATTTAGCCCAAACTCTTCAAGAACTCCAACGTACCCAAGCACAAATGATTCAGGCAGAAAAAATGTCTAGTCTGGGTCAACTCGTGGCCGGAGTCGCCCATGAAATCAATAACCCTGTCAATTTTATCCACGGTAATCTCAGCCATCTTGAAGAACATACTCAAGATTTATTAAGGTTAATTAACTCATATCAAATCATTAACCCGCCAGAATTTCAGAACGGTAATTGCTACTCTGGTGAAGCAAGCTACGCATTAGCAGAGCGACTCAACCCACTGCTGACTTTATGCCAAGAAATTGATCTGGAATACATTCAGCAAGATTTACCAAAAATCTTGAATTCAATGAAAGTGGGAACTCAACGCATCCGTCAGATTGTCCTGTCACTGCGTACTTTCTCGCGCATGGATGAAGCCGAGTTTAAAGCTGTAGATATTCACGAAGGCATAGACAGTACCTTAATGATTTTGCAACATCGCCTCAAAGAAAAACCAGAATTTCCCGAAATTAATGTCATCAAAAACTACGGCAGCTTACCTTTAGTAGAATGCTACGCCGGACAACTGAATCAGGTGTTTATGAATATTTTTGCAAATGCTATTGATGCCTTAGAACAAAAAACAGACAATGAAGTTTCTCCACCCACAATTACCATTCATAGCACGTTAATAGATTCTCATTGGGTCAAAATCGCGATTGCCGACAATGGTTTAGGGATGCCAGAAGGAGTTGAAAAGCAGGTTTTTAATCCATTTTTTACCACCAAGCCTGTGGGTAAGGGAACAGGTATGGGAATGTCTATTAGTTATCAAATTATTACCGAAAAACATGGTGGCAAATTGGAGTGTTACTCAAAACCAGGTCAAGGAACAGAGTTTGTGATTAAAATTCCAATTCGGCATTAG